The Candidatus Denitrolinea symbiosum DNA window AAACAAGTTTACACTAACGAGATCGGCCGGCTTGAGGATCTCCGCGATCAACCTGCCCATTTCAGGATCATCGTCAATTAAAAGAGCCTTCTTGCTCATTAGATCAGCCCTCTCAGACGCGGCAACTTCCCTCGCCGCTCACGCTCATATTTCTTTAACCATCATAGCATTAAACTACGAAGATGGGAACAATACATCCGGCCTATTTTATCGGCGCAAGCCGCCTCCATTGACGGCGGTTCGTGCTACACTCGCGCGCATGATCCCTCCCGACGCGTTCGCGTCTCATACTTTGTCTCGTCATCCCGAAGGGGAGCGCGTCCAGCGGATTCTCGCCGCAGCCATCCGATCGGCGGAAGCGGGCGCGGCGGTGAGACGATTCCTCCGCCGGGAATCGGATTCTCTCTTCGTGGACGGGCGGGAATATCCACTGGACAAAATCGGGCGCGTCCGCGTCCTCGGGCTGGGGAAGGCCTCCCCGGCCATGACCCTGCCTCTCGCGGACCTCCTCCCGGATCGCGCCACCCGCGGCCTGCTCATTCCAAAAGCGACTCCCGTCCACGCCCCGGACGGATTCGACCTCCAACCCGGCGGGCATCCCGTCCCCAGCGAGGCGAGTCTGCGCGCCGGGCAAAAGGCCCGCGGCCTCGTCCGCGGCCTCGATGAAAACGACCTGCTCATCTGCCTGATCTCCGGCGGTGGCTCCGCGTTGATGACCCTGCCGCACGCGGGCGTCGGCCTCCCCGACCTGCGCGCGTTGACGTCCGACCTGCTGGCCTGTGGCGCGCGCGTGAACGAGGTCAACATCCTCCGCCGTCATCTCGACTCTCTTAAAGGAGGCGGGTTGGCGCGGCTTGCCTCCCCGGCGAGAGTCGTCAGCCTGATCCTGTCGGACGTGGTCGGGAATCCGCTGGAGGCTATCGCCTCGGGACCGACCGCGCCCGACCCGTCCACCCGCGAGGACGCGCGGCGCGTGTTGGAAAAATATGGGCTGGCGGAAAAAGTCCCCGCGCCGATTCTCGAAGCGCTGGAGACGAACCCCGAAACGCCGAAGCCCGGCGACGCGCTGTTCGAGCGCGTACAAAACGTCGTCGTGGGGAGCAACGCGCGGGCCGCGGAGTCCGCTTGCAGTCAGGCGCGAAGCGAGGGGTTTCATCCTGTTTGGCTGGGCGACGACTGGCAGGGCGAGGCGCGCGACGTCGGGCGCGAACTGTCCCGAATTTTAAAGTCGGCCTCCGAGCCGCGTCCGTTTTGTCTCGTCGCGGGCGGCGAGACGACCGTCGCCGTGCGCGGGCGCGGACGCGGCGGGCGCAACCAGGAACTCGCGCTGGCGGCCGTCCGCGAACTCGCGGGGAGACGCGACCTGCTGCTGGTCACTCTCGCCACCGACGGCGAGGACGGCGTCACCGACGCGGCGGGCGCGGTCGTCTCCGGCGGGACGCTGGCGCGCGGCCTGGGTTTGGGACTCGTCCCCGAATCCTTTTTAGCCGAGAACGATTCGTATTCCTATTTCAGCGCGCTGGGTGATTTGCTAAAACCGGGCCCGACCGGGACGAATGTGAACGACTTGATGTTTTGCTTCGGGTTGTGAATTCGACAGGGCAACTATGGGGCCGCGGCGATGAACCCGTATTTTGTCAAAATGGCCTGTCCCTCGGGAGATAAGACCAGCGCGACGAAGGCTTTGGCGAGGTCCGCGTTTTTGCCGTCCGCAATGGGGGCGATGGGATAGACGGCGATGGAGTTCAGGGCGTCGGGGATGTCGAGATAGCCCAATTTTTCCGCGGCGATTTGATAGTCGGTGACGTAGACGATGCCGGCGTCGGCCTCTCCCAGCGAGACTTTCGTCACGACGGCTTTCACGTCGGTTTCATACGAGACCACGTTCGCGAGGACGCGGTCTTTGAAGTCCGCGTCGAAGGCTGGGTCTTGAATCGCCTTGTCGAGGAAGTCGAGACTGTACTGCCCCACCGGGACGGATTTGTCGGCCAGGTCGAGTTTCAGGCCGGGTTTGGCGAGGTCTTGCAGGGCGGCGACTCCGGCGGGGTTGTCTTTGGGGAAGATCGCCACGAGACGGTTGCTGGCAAAGATGACAGAGGCGCCCGCGGCCACGCGCCCGGATACGATCGCGGCGTCCATGTACTTTTGATTGGCGCTGGCAAAGACATCGGCGGGCGCGCCCTGGTCGAGCTGCTGGGCCAGTTGCTGCGAGCCGCCAAAGTTGAAGGCGACAGTCACGCCGGGGTGTTGACTCTCGAACAGCCTCCCCAGTTCGGCGAAGGAATCCGTCAGGGAGGCCGCGGCCAGCACGGTCAGGACGCGGGGCGTGGATGTTCGCGGCGCGCAGGCGCCCGCCAGCAGGGTGATTCCAAGAATCAGGGAGAGAAATTTGGAACGCATGGTTTCTCCGGTGAAGCGAAAGGATGGCGGCGGTTATTTGTCCACGATCTCCGGGTCGGTTTCGCGCCTGCGGTAGAGCAGGCCTTTGACGACCATCAGGATCGCGAACGAAAAGCAGACCAGGATGATGGACAGGGCGATGGCGACGTTGAGATCCGTCTCGAAGCCGACGTAGATCGCCAGAGGCATGGTTTGAGTCCTTCCCTGAAAGTTGCCCGCGAACAGGATGGTGGCGCCGAACTCGCCGAGGGCGCGCGCCCACGTCATCACGCCGCCGCTGACGAGCGCCGTCCACGAAAGCGGCAGGGTCACGTAGCGGAAGGTCTGCCAGCGGCTGGCGCCGTCCAACGCGGCGGCCTGCTTCAGTTCCGTGTCGATGCTGGAGAAGCCGATCGCGGCGGCCTTGACGTAAAACGGCGCGGCGACGAAAGTCTGCGCCATGACGACCGCGGCGAGCGTGAACGGGATGTTGATTCCGAGCGGCGCAAGGATCGGCGCCAGCAGGCCGCGGCGTCCGAAAGCCATCAGCAGCGCCATCCCCGCGACCGAGGGCGGGAGGACCGTGGGCAGGTCAACGATGGTGTCCACGATGTGGTGGAAGCGGAAGTCCCGCCGCGCCAGGATGTAGGCGACCGGCGTCCCCGCCAAAAGCGCGGCGGCTGTGGACGTCAGCGACGAGACCAGGCTCAGCCGGATCGCCATCCCGACTTGCGGCTGTCCCAGGGCGTCTATAAAATCGTCGAATGAGGCGCGCAGAAAGAGCGCGGCCAGCGGGAGGGTGATGAAGACGAGCAGCGGCAGGGCGAGGAGATCCCACAAGCGGTCGAGACCCGGTCTAACTGTCCGCGTGCGTTCCGGCCGATGGGCGAGTTTCATTTCTCTGACGGAGGGCATAAACGCTTATTGACGCGGCCTGGCCGCGTACCATCCCACTTTGTCGGCCGGGTGGACGTCGAAGTCCGGGACGTACGGTTTGATGTCCAGCAGGGGAGTTCCGTCCAGCATGTCTACCGATTGGACGTTGAGAAATCGTCCGTGTCGTTCGAGCAGGCGCACCGTCGAAATGCCGATCGGGTTCGGGCGGCGATAGAAGCGGGTGGCGAATACGCCGTGCAGTTGATCGTCGAGGAAGGGCTTGACCAGCAAGTCGGTCTGGTCGAGCGCCTGGTGGAAGACGTAGATCAGGATCAAATGCGAAAGTCCGTCCACGCTTTGCAGCCCGGCTTCGTATTCGGGATGGACCTCGACCTCGCCCAGCGCCGTCGAACGCGAGGATTGGATGGGCATCCCGTCCGGTCCTTTGAACGGGGTGTGGATTACGCCGATGGGCTTCATGCAAAAAACGGTCATTTCGATGTTCCAAT harbors:
- a CDS encoding molybdate ABC transporter substrate-binding protein codes for the protein MRSKFLSLILGITLLAGACAPRTSTPRVLTVLAAASLTDSFAELGRLFESQHPGVTVAFNFGGSQQLAQQLDQGAPADVFASANQKYMDAAIVSGRVAAGASVIFASNRLVAIFPKDNPAGVAALQDLAKPGLKLDLADKSVPVGQYSLDFLDKAIQDPAFDADFKDRVLANVVSYETDVKAVVTKVSLGEADAGIVYVTDYQIAAEKLGYLDIPDALNSIAVYPIAPIADGKNADLAKAFVALVLSPEGQAILTKYGFIAAAP
- a CDS encoding glycerate-2-kinase, giving the protein MDGREYPLDKIGRVRVLGLGKASPAMTLPLADLLPDRATRGLLIPKATPVHAPDGFDLQPGGHPVPSEASLRAGQKARGLVRGLDENDLLICLISGGGSALMTLPHAGVGLPDLRALTSDLLACGARVNEVNILRRHLDSLKGGGLARLASPARVVSLILSDVVGNPLEAIASGPTAPDPSTREDARRVLEKYGLAEKVPAPILEALETNPETPKPGDALFERVQNVVVGSNARAAESACSQARSEGFHPVWLGDDWQGEARDVGRELSRILKSASEPRPFCLVAGGETTVAVRGRGRGGRNQELALAAVRELAGRRDLLLVTLATDGEDGVTDAAGAVVSGGTLARGLGLGLVPESFLAENDSYSYFSALGDLLKPGPTGTNVNDLMFCFGL
- a CDS encoding molybdate ABC transporter permease subunit — translated: MPSVREMKLAHRPERTRTVRPGLDRLWDLLALPLLVFITLPLAALFLRASFDDFIDALGQPQVGMAIRLSLVSSLTSTAAALLAGTPVAYILARRDFRFHHIVDTIVDLPTVLPPSVAGMALLMAFGRRGLLAPILAPLGINIPFTLAAVVMAQTFVAAPFYVKAAAIGFSSIDTELKQAAALDGASRWQTFRYVTLPLSWTALVSGGVMTWARALGEFGATILFAGNFQGRTQTMPLAIYVGFETDLNVAIALSIILVCFSFAILMVVKGLLYRRRETDPEIVDK
- a CDS encoding tRNA (adenine(37)-N6)-methyltransferase, encoding MKPIGVIHTPFKGPDGMPIQSSRSTALGEVEVHPEYEAGLQSVDGLSHLILIYVFHQALDQTDLLVKPFLDDQLHGVFATRFYRRPNPIGISTVRLLERHGRFLNVQSVDMLDGTPLLDIKPYVPDFDVHPADKVGWYAARPRQ